From Ictidomys tridecemlineatus isolate mIctTri1 chromosome 2, mIctTri1.hap1, whole genome shotgun sequence, the proteins below share one genomic window:
- the LOC144370448 gene encoding olfactory receptor 2A14-like, producing the protein MGGNQTWITQVTLLGFQVDPALEGFLCGLFSVFYTFTLLGNGIILGIICLDPRLHTPMYFFLSHLAIVDMSYASNNVPKMLANLVNQRRTISFVPCLMQTFLYLAFAHIECLILVVMSYDRYVAICHPLHYAIIMSWRLCTILATASWMFSFLLALVHLVLILRLPFCGPHEVNHFFCEILSVLKLACADTRLNQLCIFAACVFILVGPLCWVLASYTRILLAILRIQSGEGRRKAFSTCSSHLCVVGLFFGSAIVMYMAPQSRHPEEQQKILSLFYSLFNPMLNPLIYSLRNAEVKGALRRALRKERLM; encoded by the coding sequence ATGGGAGGGAACCAGACATGGATCACACAAGTCActctgctgggattccaggtggaTCCGGCACTAGAGGGTTTCCTCTGTGgacttttctctgtcttctacaCCTTCACCCTGCTGGGGAATGGGATCATCCTTGGGATTATCTGTCTGGACCCCAGActgcacacacccatgtacttcttcctctctcaTCTGGCCATAGTTGACATGTCCTATGCTTCCAACAATGTCCCCAAGATGCTGGCAAACCTTGTGAACCAAAGAAGAACCATCTCCTTTGTTCCATGCCTCATGCAGACATTCCTGTACTTGGCTTTTGCTCACATAGAATGCCTGATTTTGGTGGTGATGTCCTATGATCggtatgtggccatctgtcaccctCTACATTATGCTATCATCATGAGCTGGAGACTATGCACCATTCTGGCTACTGCTTCCTGGATGTTTAGCTTCCTGTTGGCCCTGGTCCATCTAGTCCTTATCCTGAGGCTGCCCTTCTGTGGGCCTCACGAGGTCAACCACTTCttctgtgagatcctgtctgtcCTCAAGCTGGCCTGTGCCGACACCAGGCTCAACCAACTCTGCATCTTTGCAGCCTGCGTGTTCATCCTGGTGGGGCCCCTGTGCTGGGTGCTGGCGTCCTACACGCGCATCCTGCTGGCCATCCTGAGGATCCAGTCAGGGGAGGGCCGcagaaaggccttctccacctgctcctcccacctctgtGTGGTGGGGCTCTTCTTTGGCAGCGCCATCGTCATGTACATGGCCCCCCAGTCCCGCCACCCTGAGGAGCAGCAGAAGATCCTCTCCCTGTTCTACAGCCTTTTCAACCCCATGCTGAACCCCCtgatctacagcctgaggaacgcAGAGGTCAAGGGCGCCCTGCGCAGGGCGCTGAGGAAGGAGAGGCTGATGTGA